The following DNA comes from Desulfovibrio inopinatus DSM 10711.
ACGGCGGCCGAATTGACCAGTAATCCGCGCATCTTCATGAAACGCTTCCGCCTTTGTCCTGCTCTGGTCAATCGATACCGCAAGACGACGAATAGCTTCATGGTCGGGTTTTCCTTCCGCGATGCCTTCCAGCACAAGTTCAACCAAAGAAGCGGCATCGCTCCACGTATCACGACTCAAATCGAGCAATCGTCGACCGGCATTTCCCGGAAACACAAGGATGGCGAATATCGATGCAATCACAACTCCGAGGGTCGTCTCAGCAATTCTGTACCATGCATACGTATAAGCCGTCTCAGGATGAAACAGACCAATGCCTAAAATAATATAACTGGTGATGGAAAACATGATGTAACTATAGGCATTGCGTAGCGCATACGCAGAGGCAACAACAATAATTGTCGAAAGCATTGCGTAGGATAACAGGAGGTTGGGCCAGCTATACGCGCCGAATTGACAGAGCAGCAATCCGGCAATGGCTCCAAAGAGTGTCCCCGTCACTCTATCGACGGACTTACGTAACGTGAACCCGATACCAGGTGTACTCACGAAAAACGCGCCGAACCCTGCCCAATACGGATTGGGGAGACCGAGCGCCATGGCACAGAGAAGAGTGAGAACAGTCGCGGCGGTTGATCGAACGGCAAAACGAGACGCCACCGTGTCACTGCGAAACGCGGCAAACATTCCAACCACGTCGTGACGAAGGTTGGAAAGTGCCATGCTGATGTTCATTGCGAAACCGAATGCGAAGTGTTAGCGGGAACCGGGTGTTGTGTGGCGCTATACATAACCAGTGTTCGGGCATCAGCTCCCATGTGAAGTCGTACTGATGCAGGAACGTCGACAAGACGAATGCGCACAGGCAGCCTTTTGGGCAAACGAATCCAGTCGATAGTTGGATCGACATATGGAAGAAGTTTCGGTTTGCTGAGGCTCCGAGAAATCCCTCGTCCAATGCCTTCCACAACGCCGGAAAAGAGCTGCCACGGATGCCCGTCGAGATAGACAACAACCTTTTGTCCCGGCTCCATGTGTCGCACAAGGTATTCACGGTAATTTGACACGACGCGCCAGGCCGAGTCATCGACAATGCCAACCACAGCCTGACCGGCTTTGACGTAATCCCCTGGTCTTATGCGTAATGCATTGACAAACCCGGCTACTGAAGCACACACGGTGGTATGATCACGGTAATAGACAGCCAAGTCGTAGGCCGCCTGGGCCACCGCGACAAGATCGGCCTGAACCGTCAAAGCGGCCTCGGCCGTAACCAGTTCGGAAGTCGCCGCTTCAAGTTCATCGGACGCAGTTTTGAACAATTCGTTTTTCGTATCGAACTCTTCCTGGCTAATCGCCTGTTTCTCGATGAGATCGGAAAAACGAGCATGCGTTTTTCTGGCCAGGTCAAGTGCATCCAACTTTTCTTTTTTTCGTGAGACCGCCGTTGCATAACTACTTTTCAACAACGCGAGTTGTGCGGAAGATTCGGACAAGGCACTTTTCGCTTGAAGTACCTTGAGCTCATAAGGCTTGGGGTCAATAGCATAGAGAGCATCGCCGATGTTGACGGCCTGATTATCTTGCACATACACGGCGATGATCGGTCCATCAACGAGCGGAGCGGCACCAATCAGATCAGAATCTACATAGGCATCATCGCTATACACCATGAAATATGTCGACGCCCAGTAGATGACGAAAAGGAGAAACAACACCGATAAAAGAAGGAGCAATACTCGACGTCCATTCATGACAATCCGCTTTCGGTGAATATGTTCATTGGACAAATTGCCGAAAAGTCATTTGAATAGTGACCCAAATCTTATTTATGCTTACTGTGAATACATCTCCAGTCAAGCAGAATGCAGTGGTAAAAAACAATCTTCCGACGTTGAAATTTGCCTTACAATCTTTTCTGAGAGCAGGATGATTTTTATATTTTTTTCTTGTAACATTGGTACACTATTGATTCCTGTGTCAGGAGAGTACGATGCATATTTGCACTGAACAGTCTGGGCAATTTGACGCATTTGCGTACTTGGTCAAACAAGTCGAAGCACGTAATGATGTTGCAACCGTGCTGCTTCTTGTCTGTGAAGAAAACAACTTTTCCAGTTGTGATATCAATGCCCTCCTGACCTCCCTTAACAAACCGGTTTTAGGTGGCATCTTTCCGGCGCTCATCTCTGGAAATGCACTGATGTATCGTGGCGCCATTGTCGCCGGCATGAAAAAACGCGCCAAAATCCATATTCTTACCGGTCTCAGTGAGGAACACAAAGACTTTGAATCAGCACTTGATTCCATGGTCACGGAAAATATAACGGCTCCGACGGTTTTTCTTCTTGTTGATGGCATGGCCAGCCGTCTGTCGGCCTTTGTGGACGCGCTCTACACAATTTTCGGCCTTACTATAAACTATATTGGAGGAGGAGCCGGTTCCAGCCGATTTGTCTCGTGCGATTGTATTTTGACCAATCAAGGCGTGTTATCCGATACAGCTCTCATTGCGGAATTCGATATGCCAAGTTGTATCGGTGTTCGGCATGGTTTTTTGCCGGTTGATGGCCCCTTCAAGGTGACTGAAGCGGACCATACCGTTGTGACCTCTCTTAACTGGAAGCCGGCCACCCAACTCTATAACGAAACTATTGCGAACCATATCGGATGTTCTGTCGAAGCAACGCCTCTCGATCAAACGTTCAAGTCCTACCCTCTTGGCATTGACCGACTCACAGGGGAACGTATCGTCCGCGACCCTGTTTGTTTACGCGACGACGGCTCCATGGTTTTTATTGGAGAGGTCCCCGAAGGTTCATACGTCGACATCCTCCATGGAGATAAAACGTCGCTCATCGCCGCCGCAACCATGGCCAAAGACGATTGCCTCAAAAGTCTGGCCGAACGAGAAACGAAAGGATTATCTACTGAGACAGTGGATTGGTTCTTCATGGACTGCATTTCGCGAGTGAATATCCTGCGTGAGGATTTTACGAAGGAACTCGACGCCGTTTTTTCACCGGAAATGCGCCTTGTCGGCGCGCTCACGATTGGAGAAATTGCAAATAGTGGCCGAGACTACCTTGAACTCTACAACAAAACAGCCGTATTGGCTGCCCTTATAAACGCATGAGCTTGCTTCTTCTCGAACGCATCTCTTTTGAGATTGCAATGTCACTCGGTAATAGCCTGAACATGGATGAAATGTTGCGCGAAGGCCTGACCGCCTACTTACGCAAACTCAATTGTGTTGCTGGAATGGTGTTACAACGCCAGCAAGAAGACCAGACCGTTCAATACAAACACATTTATGTTGTCCCCAGACGTCTCCGTAACACCTTCTCCGTTGAGACGGCACTGCAGTGCATCCCTCAGAATATCGCTCCAGATGTAGCGGACATGTTTCACGCTCAACTTCCGATCTCGGGCTGTGCTTCCGACGACCTGATATATATGATCATGGATCTTCCAGAATTTGGTCTTTTGCTCCTCGTGAAAAGTACGCCGGAGTTTGAGCCGTCCTTGGTTTCCATGCTGAGCAAGCTCAATATGAAATTTGCCCGCTCCTGTATTTCCTGTCTGCAGAATGAGCAAATAAACGTCATAAACGATCTCCTCCTGAAGGAAATTGCCGAACGAAAACAAACCGAAAACAAATATCGCAATATCATTGAGAATGCCGTTGAAGGCATCTTTTTAACAGCACTTGGCGGCCGGTTCATTGAAGCGAACCAGGCTATGGCGACAATTTTCGGATTTGAGACGGCAGAGGAAATGATTGATCACTACCAGGACTTTCACACCCAGCTCTATGTCGATACCTCAGACCGCGATGGTTTTATCGCTCAGCTCCAAGAGCATGGATGGGTTCAAGGGTACGAAGCGCGTTTCTTTCGCAAAGACGGTTCCATCTGTTGGGGCCGCATGGCCGCGAGACTGGCTCGCGCCGACGACGGGCATGTTACCCATATCGAAGGCATTTTCGAAGACGTCACAACTCAAAAGACTGTGGAAGATGCATTGCGGCAAGCGAAAGAAGAAGCTGAGACGTTGAATCGGATGAAATCAAGCTTTCTCACGATGGTTTCTCACGAGTTACGCACTCCCATGACTTCTGTGCTCGGTTTTGCCAAACTCGTTCGCAAACAACTTCGCCAAAATCTTGTTCCCGCCTTGAACAATCCCCAAGCAACAAAAATCGCTAATCGACTTGAACAAAATTTGTCTATCATTGTTGTGGAAAGTGAACGCCTTGGAGAACTCATCAATGATGTGCTCGACCTTGCTCGTCTTGAATCTGGACGGATGAACTGGCACATGAATCAAGTCGATATCAAAGAAATTCTTGAACATTCCCTCAACGCCGTCAGTGTGTTGTTCAGGGAAAAAAATCTCCCGACCCGTCTCGAC
Coding sequences within:
- a CDS encoding HlyD family secretion protein, which produces MNGRRVLLLLLSVLFLLFVIYWASTYFMVYSDDAYVDSDLIGAAPLVDGPIIAVYVQDNQAVNIGDALYAIDPKPYELKVLQAKSALSESSAQLALLKSSYATAVSRKKEKLDALDLARKTHARFSDLIEKQAISQEEFDTKNELFKTASDELEAATSELVTAEAALTVQADLVAVAQAAYDLAVYYRDHTTVCASVAGFVNALRIRPGDYVKAGQAVVGIVDDSAWRVVSNYREYLVRHMEPGQKVVVYLDGHPWQLFSGVVEGIGRGISRSLSKPKLLPYVDPTIDWIRLPKRLPVRIRLVDVPASVRLHMGADARTLVMYSATQHPVPANTSHSVSQ
- a CDS encoding PAS domain-containing sensor histidine kinase; its protein translation is MSLGNSLNMDEMLREGLTAYLRKLNCVAGMVLQRQQEDQTVQYKHIYVVPRRLRNTFSVETALQCIPQNIAPDVADMFHAQLPISGCASDDLIYMIMDLPEFGLLLLVKSTPEFEPSLVSMLSKLNMKFARSCISCLQNEQINVINDLLLKEIAERKQTENKYRNIIENAVEGIFLTALGGRFIEANQAMATIFGFETAEEMIDHYQDFHTQLYVDTSDRDGFIAQLQEHGWVQGYEARFFRKDGSICWGRMAARLARADDGHVTHIEGIFEDVTTQKTVEDALRQAKEEAETLNRMKSSFLTMVSHELRTPMTSVLGFAKLVRKQLRQNLVPALNNPQATKIANRLEQNLSIIVVESERLGELINDVLDLARLESGRMNWHMNQVDIKEILEHSLNAVSVLFREKNLPTRLDVPNTLPPAMADRDRIIQVVINLLSNAAKFTVAGCVTLRAFVEGNTMVVEVTDTGVGIPEEELDAIFQDFKQLGDTLTDKPRGTGLGLPICRRIIRWHGGTMKVHSTVGQGSTFTFTLPLADHEVLDRR
- a CDS encoding FIST signal transduction protein produces the protein MHICTEQSGQFDAFAYLVKQVEARNDVATVLLLVCEENNFSSCDINALLTSLNKPVLGGIFPALISGNALMYRGAIVAGMKKRAKIHILTGLSEEHKDFESALDSMVTENITAPTVFLLVDGMASRLSAFVDALYTIFGLTINYIGGGAGSSRFVSCDCILTNQGVLSDTALIAEFDMPSCIGVRHGFLPVDGPFKVTEADHTVVTSLNWKPATQLYNETIANHIGCSVEATPLDQTFKSYPLGIDRLTGERIVRDPVCLRDDGSMVFIGEVPEGSYVDILHGDKTSLIAAATMAKDDCLKSLAERETKGLSTETVDWFFMDCISRVNILREDFTKELDAVFSPEMRLVGALTIGEIANSGRDYLELYNKTAVLAALINA